The following proteins are co-located in the Haliotis asinina isolate JCU_RB_2024 chromosome 13, JCU_Hal_asi_v2, whole genome shotgun sequence genome:
- the LOC137260373 gene encoding uncharacterized protein — protein MTAKVRYTDNKPKQSRIQYIIYLCDDGPIPCGGWADRQRGIVGAYLLANVTGRRFGINMTFPSDIKLFYVPNIVNWYIRESEIQGLSKEFLRWIDNRNGPKDVNGDFNVKHPRDVIFLRTNMDIITQIQNSPQYGHLVPETFRNLNRGTVFHTIWHLLMKPSLHFEERIDMFMSKLPRTDELICAHVRMRRNPTIPNDGSQINSLSTVKYLWTFLSKFPNASRVFIATDSIDVRLSAKKYFGSREIDIGGMVLHVDRQGKKPNAVWGFEMALLDQAVLSRCPVLVVSKSGFSCRAAMMSHLDQELYEFNNGTISPYLRLKSEVF, from the coding sequence ATGACTGCTAAGGTCAGATACACTGACAACAAACCTAAACAATCCAGAATACAGTACATCATCTACCTCTGTGACGATGGACCTATTCCATGTGGAGGGTGGGCAGACAGACAACGAGGAATAGTAGGCGCTTATCTTCTAGCAAATGTAACAGGAAGACGTTTCGGCATCAACATGACCTTTCCATCTGATATAAAGCTCTTCTACGTTCCGAATATTGTCAACTGGTATATCCGAGAAAGTGAAATTCAGGGATTAAGTAAGGAATTTCTCCGTTGGATAGACAATAGAAATGGCCCTAAAGACGTTAATGGTGACTTCAACGTCAAGCACCCAAGGGATGTCATATTTTTAAGAACAAATATGGATATAATCACACAGATTCAAAACAGTCCACAATATGGTCATCTTGTTCCAGAAACGTTCAGGAACCTAAACCGTGGTACGGTGTTTCACACAATTTGGCATCTTCTCATGAAGCCATCACTTCATTTCGAGGAGCgaattgacatgtttatgagcaAGTTACCGAGAACAGATGAATTAATTTGTGCCCATGTACGAATGAGGAGAAATCCAACTATTCCAAACGATGGATCTCAGATCAATTCCTTATCCACTGTCAAATATTTGTGGACGTTTCTATCTAAATTCCCAAACGCAAGTCGTGTTTTCATTGCTACTGACTCCATTGACGTACGATTAAGTGCCAAGAAGTATTTTGGCAGTAGAGAAATTGATATTGGTGGGATGGTGCTTCATGTTGACAGACAGGGAAAGAAGCCCAATGCCGTTTGGGGCTTTGAGATGGCGCTGCTAGACCAAGCTGTTCTCAGTCGCTGTCCGGTTCTCGTTGTTTCAAAAAGTGGCTTTAGTTGTAGGGCCGCCATGATGTCACACCTGGATCAAGAACTTTATGAGTTCAATAATGGCACAATCTCTCCATATCTTCGACTGAAATCAGAGGTGTTCTAG